One Dokdonia sp. Dokd-P16 genomic window carries:
- a CDS encoding O-methyltransferase has translation MHFLPEELDDYVVAHSAQEPAHLKALTKETYQKILQPRMLSGAYQGRVLSMISKLVNPKSILEIGTFAGYSALCLAEGLQSNGTLHTIDIKEEMQDFQRKHFNASPYGSQIIQHLGQALDIIPTIDTTFDLVFIDADKRNYINYFHTIIGKMNPGGIILSDNVLWSGKVVEPLKKKDVDTKVLLDYNMLLNEDPRVETVLLPIRDGLTVSRVL, from the coding sequence ATGCACTTTTTACCAGAGGAACTTGATGATTATGTAGTTGCGCACTCGGCACAAGAACCAGCCCATCTCAAAGCACTTACTAAGGAAACATACCAAAAGATATTACAACCTCGTATGCTTTCTGGCGCATATCAAGGTAGAGTGCTTAGTATGATTTCAAAATTAGTAAATCCTAAGAGCATTTTAGAGATTGGCACATTTGCTGGTTATAGTGCTCTATGTTTGGCAGAAGGGCTTCAAAGTAACGGAACACTTCACACTATTGACATAAAGGAAGAGATGCAAGATTTTCAGCGCAAGCATTTTAACGCTTCGCCTTACGGATCACAGATTATACAGCATCTCGGTCAAGCACTAGATATTATTCCAACCATTGATACTACTTTTGATCTCGTTTTTATAGATGCAGATAAGCGCAACTACATTAATTATTTCCATACTATAATAGGTAAAATGAATCCTGGCGGAATTATCCTTTCTGACAATGTATTATGGAGTGGTAAAGTGGTTGAACCACTAAAGAAAAAAGATGTGGACACAAAGGTGTTATTAGATTACAACATGCTTCTTAATGAAGATCCTCGAGTAGAAACGGTATTAC
- a CDS encoding DUF1648 domain-containing protein, protein MDIKKIFWILSWLVAGVTFAMILIHYSDIPDEVPMHFDATGVVDRYGSKNELFILPAISVLLILLFQFMTGKSIKINKHKQGVKNEAQVTITKTFMSQMALYCTLLFGWLVYQSMAVAVGKQAGLSSYFLVATFGGFIILLVLYYIQLKKVKQ, encoded by the coding sequence ATGGATATTAAAAAGATTTTCTGGATACTAAGTTGGCTCGTGGCGGGGGTTACCTTTGCGATGATTCTGATACATTATAGTGACATTCCAGACGAAGTACCTATGCACTTTGATGCGACTGGGGTGGTAGATAGATATGGGTCAAAAAATGAACTTTTTATCTTACCCGCAATTAGCGTCTTACTTATCTTACTATTCCAGTTTATGACAGGCAAGTCTATAAAGATTAACAAGCATAAACAAGGGGTTAAAAATGAGGCGCAGGTTACCATTACAAAAACCTTTATGTCACAAATGGCGCTGTATTGCACCCTACTTTTTGGCTGGCTGGTATATCAATCTATGGCAGTTGCCGTGGGCAAACAGGCGGGATTAAGCAGTTATTTTTTGGTTGCAACCTTTGGCGGTTTTATTATACTACTCGTCTTATATTATATACAACTCAAGAAGGTAAAACAGTAA
- a CDS encoding amidohydrolase family protein — translation MSHKKLRINGHSHLLPYPEEIPQFMKDKGIFWVDKDRKFMLQKDWSRPVTDSSFFLHEKLEWMERNKVDHAVVLNLSQLYGNGLRLEEMKQALKFQNDFNARVQQEHPDKFTTGFVVHPGFVRGALWEIERCVEVLGMDLLCLPTHYMDTIGTWRCIFDEENEPIFELASKYNLAVEIHPYDGEKFIKLQNTNWRFHLIWMLAQCADAYHFLTLNGYADKYPGMRVCFAHGGQLAQINLGRRIQGFDGRPDLFEGKTHPRKSVGHPNIFFDTLVHDTNSLKMVIENQGSKQVVMGLDDPYPLGEMESDNQSSYPGKILDLALEREIINATEYDQIWDDNVVRWLYGDDEKRKEAFRKRILGQK, via the coding sequence ATGTCACATAAAAAACTTCGCATAAACGGCCACTCTCACCTACTTCCCTATCCAGAGGAAATTCCTCAGTTTATGAAAGACAAGGGTATATTTTGGGTAGACAAAGACCGAAAGTTTATGCTCCAGAAAGACTGGAGTAGGCCTGTGACAGACTCAAGTTTTTTCTTGCACGAAAAACTGGAGTGGATGGAGCGCAACAAAGTAGACCACGCCGTGGTACTTAACCTCTCGCAGCTTTATGGAAATGGACTACGTCTAGAAGAAATGAAGCAAGCACTAAAGTTTCAAAATGACTTTAATGCGAGAGTGCAACAAGAACATCCAGACAAGTTTACAACTGGTTTTGTGGTACACCCAGGGTTTGTGCGTGGCGCTTTATGGGAAATAGAGCGCTGTGTAGAGGTGTTAGGTATGGATTTACTATGCTTACCTACGCACTATATGGACACCATCGGGACGTGGCGATGTATTTTTGACGAAGAAAATGAACCTATTTTTGAGCTTGCAAGTAAGTATAATCTAGCAGTAGAGATTCACCCTTATGATGGTGAGAAGTTTATAAAACTGCAGAATACAAACTGGCGTTTTCACCTTATATGGATGCTTGCACAATGTGCAGATGCCTACCACTTCCTTACGCTTAATGGATATGCAGATAAGTATCCGGGTATGCGCGTTTGTTTTGCTCACGGAGGACAACTAGCGCAGATTAACCTAGGTAGGCGCATACAAGGTTTTGACGGAAGGCCAGATCTTTTTGAAGGAAAAACACACCCTCGTAAATCTGTAGGGCATCCTAATATCTTTTTTGACACCTTAGTACACGACACAAATTCGCTTAAAATGGTGATTGAAAACCAAGGAAGCAAGCAGGTGGTTATGGGACTCGATGATCCGTACCCGCTAGGTGAGATGGAAAGTGACAACCAGAGTAGTTACCCTGGTAAAATATTAGATCTTGCTTTAGAACGTGAGATTATTAATGCTACCGAGTATGACCAGATATGGGATGATAACGTAGTGCGCTGGTTATATGGAGATGATGAGAAGCGCAAGGAAGCTTTCAGGAAAAGGATATTAGGTCAAAAATAA